In the genome of Candidatus Ornithobacterium hominis, the window CTGACCACCCTATCGTTTACGGTTGGTTTGGCGGATGGAGTGCTACAGAAGGAATTCCTAAAACTCAACTGGCTAGTTTACCAGACAGTGTTGATGTTGTAGCCATTTGGGGAGGGACAACGCCTTTTGAAGAAGGTAGTGCCAAATGGGCTGATTTGAAGTACGCACAAGAAGTTAAAGGAATCCGTGTTGTTTTATGTTGGCAAACAGGCACTGCAGGACTTGGTCTACCTGGCACTGTTGAAGGCTTTAATGAACGTCATAAAGACAAAAATAACTTAGAAAAAGCTAAACAATACGCTATTGAATTGACCGATTTCATCAAAAAACATAACTTCAACGGTTATGATATCGATTGGGAACCTCATGTAGGTAACCATAGTGGCTGTGGTAATTTATATTTCGATTGTGAAAACGAATCAGGAGAAGGTAGAAACAGTGCTGCTCCAGCAAAAATATTCATCGAAGAAATGGCCAAAAACTTTGGCCCCAAACAAACCACAGATTATAACCCGAGAGGAACTGGAACTTTATTCATGTTTGACGGTGAGTTAGATGATATGGCAAGGAGATTCCCAGAGCACGGCGAATATTTCGATTATTTTGTAGAGCAAAACTATAATAGGGTATCTGAACAATATAGAAACCATATGCCTATGATAAAAGATTATGACAAAAGCAAACATTTATTCAGTGATGAATTTGAGAAAGCAGGAGCCAAAGGTGGAGTTTGCCATCAAGTAAATGGTTTATCTTGTGCAGAACAAAAAGCTCATTTTGTGAAACGAAACGGCTATGGTGGCTGGGCAGCCTATCATATAGAATTAGAACAAGAGGCTAATTATAAATATACTCGAAAGGTAATCAGAATTCTTAACCCAAGAGATATTTACAATAATTTCTTACCCTAAAAATTTTTAAGAATGAAGATGATAAATAATATAATATATTCCTTGGTCTTCGCACTATTTTATAGTGTGATGGCTTGTCAGGATGATCTCCCTTCACCCCAAGATGCTAAAGCTACAGTGGCTTACATAGATGAGTTTCAGAATAAAGAAACAATAAGATTCTCTGTAAATGACAACGGTGGGTCTACCAGCCTTACGCCTAGAATTTCACAGCTGAGTAATGGAGAAGCTTACATCATAATAGAAGCCTCTCAAAAAGTTTTAGACGACTACAACGCTAAAAATAATGCAAATTATAAAATGCTTCCTGAGCATGTCTATAATTTAGTGAATACCAAAACAGGTGAAAAAGGAAAGTCACTCAAAGTGAATTTAGAGAATAATGATTTTGGAGCCAATATTCGTGTAGAGGTTGGGGATATGCTAGATAAAGAAGGGAACAAATTACCCGTAGCTGATAGCTATGCAGTCCCTGTAGCTTTATCAAGCGCTTCTGCAGATCGGTATATTAAAACTTCAGATTCTAGAACAGGTATTCTTATTTTAGACCGAGAATTTACTACAGGGGTTTTGCGTCTTAAAGGAAGACTTGGAGCTTATATGATAGATGAAGCTAATGACATAAAGTTTAGTGACTTTACTGCTCAAATTTCTTTCAAAATAGACGATAATGGAAATGGAAGAATTAGAGAAAATACAGGTTTACTGTATCCTAATTCTAGAACCTCAAACGGGAGTTTCTACCAAACTCTATACGGCAATGGTTTGACCTTATTTACTACCGCAGGAGGAAAAGTTGGACTAAATCAGCCTGAGTTTGAAGAATTTAAATTCGAACCTAATAAATGGTATCATCTTTCCATCTCATTTAAGGTAGAAAATGAAATTCCATACTTCCGTTTATACCTCAATGGTAAATTAGCTTATAGCGGCCCATGGACTGGGAAAATTGAAGACTGGGGTTATGTCTATATGGGAAACAGTAGTTTCAGCGGCTACATTAGAGAACTTAGACTTTGGAACAAAGCTTTGACAGAATCTGAAATCAATAGTACGCTCTATTTTGCAAATCCTGATGATGAAAATCTAGTACTTTATATGCCTTTGAATGATGTTACTAAATTTGAAAATGTAGCAACAAAAACCAAAGGTCTTTACACTTACAAATTAGGTAGTGGCGCAAACAGTGGTAACACTGATTTTAATTCAATAGAAACCTTCCCTTAAAAATTTGTAACAATGAAGAAAATCATAAACTTAAAAATAAATCTTTTAGCCATTGCACTTTTCTTTAGTGCAATGGCTTGTCAAGATGAACTTCCATCTCCCCAAGACGCTAAAGTTAGCGTTGCCTATATTGATGAGTTACAGAATACAGACGCTGTACGATTCTCGGTAAAAGACAATGGTGGTTCTACCAGCTTTACGCCCAGAATCTCAAACCTGAGCAAAGGCTCGGCTTTTCTCAAAGTAGAAACGCCACAAGAAGTTTTGGATGCTTATAACAAGAAAAACAATTCTAAATATCAAATGCTGCCCGCCAATGCTTTTAACCTCATCAATACCAAAACAGGTGAGAAAGGAAAATCTTTGACCCTTCATTTAGATAAAAATGATTTTGGTAGGAACATCAAAGTTGAGGTTGGCGAGATGGTAGATGCACAAGGAAAGAAGCTACCCGTTTCTACACAATATGCCATTCCCATTGCTTTGACAGAGGCTTCATCAGACGGCTATGTTAATACTCAAATTGCTAAAACAGGACTTTTGCTACTAGACAGAGAGTTTAAATCCAGCGTTTTAAGGGCAAAAAGAGCAGGTGCCCATAGAGATATTAGAATTAGGCTGAAAGATGTGTCTAAAGCAGTTGATTATGAGAATTGGACAGCACAATTCTCCGTGAGATTTGCTCAAATGAACGAGAGTGCTGGCTTAGTTTGGCCCAACGCCTCAAAGGGAGGGAATCTTTACCAAATTATGTATGGTGCAAGACTAACTTTATTTACCACTGCAGGTGGAAAAGTGGGCTACAATCAGCCAGAATTTGATAGTTTTAAATTTGAAACCAACAAATGGTATCACTTCGCTATTGTTTTTGAAATGATTAATAATATTCCCTACTTCAAGCAATATGTAAATGGTAAATTAGCATATAGCGGACCGTGGACAGGTAAAATTGATTGGTCAACAGGCTTTGCTTTTGCTAGTACAACTTTTGATGGCTATATGAGAGAATTGCGTTTCTGGGACAGAGCTCTATCTCTATCAGAAATCAATAGCACTACTTACTTTGCAGACCCATCTGCCGAGGGATTGGTGATATATATGCCACTAAACGAAGAAACACAATTTGAGAATGTTGCTACAAAAACCAAAGGAAATTACGAAGTAATATTTACAGGAGATAAAGACTTATTAAGTTTTGATAATGAATTTATATTTCCCTAACTAAAAATCTATAAACAATGAAAAAAAATATATTAAAATACGCTTGCATCGCATTATTACCTACATTGGCTATCAATAACAGCTGTAATGATGATGAAATTGTCGTCGACCGATTTGACGGCTCATATACACCTGAAAAACCAACCAAAGGAGAAAGAAACAACCCCCCACCTGTTAATTTATTAGACACGTATGCTTTTTTTACAGAAACATCTAGTAATCAATCTATAAAAAAGAAAGTCAAAAAAAATAGTGTTGAAATTCAAGATTTGGAAAACATTTCGTTTGATATTTTCCTGAATAAAGAAGCAGAAAAAGAACTGCCTTATAGTTTAGAAATTGACAATGAGTGGCTATCATCAAAAGGTTTAAAGGCTTTACCTAGTGACGCTTATGAATTGAATTACAATAATAAATTTGAATTAAACCAAAAACAAAACAAAATTACAATCAACTTCAAAGAAGAGATTTTTAAAACCCTAGAAAAGGGCTTATATACGTTGCCTTTAAAGCCCGTATTTGAAGATTCCGAAGTTAAGCATTTAGCTGGGAACGATAGATTTATGCTTGAAGTAAATCTTCTTATACAAAGACTTCCTGATGGGAATAATATCGATAATAGCGATACTAAAACTGAAATTGAAGGTACTTATTCTAATTCAGAAATCACCTTTAGCTCTCCTAATAACAGAAATAATTTAGATAAGTTAAACGATGGAAATGCAGTATGGTATACCAATTCAGGAAATGACATCTTAATTGCAAAAATTCCAGGACCAGATGAAATCATAGGAATTAAATTGTTAACTTATTATAGTAACGATGATGATTCTTATCGAAGATATTCATTAAAACAAGTGAAAATAGAATCTGCTAATGGGGATGATGATGAATATGTGGAGCAAGGTGTTTTTATAGATTCTGACTATGATCAAGAGGATCTTTATATTAAATTCTCAGAACCTATAGAAGTAGACAGAATAAGATTCTCCGATTTCTTAAGTCACACTGGTACACGTGAGATTGTTACGATAGTAGGAGTAGAATTTATTTATGCCAATTAAATTTTATCAATAAAAATCTTAATTAAGTTCTCATAAAATCCCTGGTTTTAGTTTTTGAAACTGGGGATTTTTAATTTTTCTAAAAAGGCTTATTTAAATTTTATCTTTAAAATTTTTAAAGCCTTAAAAAATTTTTAAATAAAAAAGCACACCAAAATGATGTGCTTTCATCTCTGTGACCACGAAAGAGTCTTTTTTTAATTAAATAAGCCAATTGAATTATTTTCTGGTTTTAAATAAAATCAAAAAATACTTTTGTAAACGAGACAGTAAGACTCTAATCTTGCGTCAACATTTAATCAAATGTCTTCTATCAATTAACTTAAGTTTGAATTATTAACCTGATACCATTACCAGTCTTATGATTTAAAGAATAAACATACAAAAAATGCTTTATTATTCTTAAATTCCATAGAGAAATTAATGAAGAATGATTATCAACTTATATTGATGAACAGAATACAATATTATTAATTGACTGAGAACGAATTAAAAAATCTGTTAAAAAAAGAAAAAAACAAAAGCCCTAAAAATCAGGGCTTTTGCAGTTTAAAAAACACTTAATAAATCACATATTTGCAATGAAAATGTAATGTTAATCAATCAAATCTTATGAATTTCCCTTTGCTATTAAATTCAAGTTCCATTCCGTTTGAAAGTTTCACTTCCTGTTTTCCCAAACGGCTTTTTTCAATTTTTATGATTTGAGCATTGGGGAAGTTTTGTTTCACATAACTGAGGATACCTTTGGCTATAAATCCTGTTGAAATAGGCGATCTTTTCCCATCAACTTCTACCCATTCGCCGTCTGAGTTAAATTCAATTTCTGAACCATCCGTAAATCTTACTTTATAATCAACAGAAAGAAACTCTTTATCCATCACCACATAATCTACCGTGCTTTTTGAGTAATTATCTGAGATGAATTTCTGAGCCTTTTGAGGTAATCTTTCTTTAGTAATGATTGATTCCTGGGCATTTGCATTAATTCCTGTAAAAAAGAAAATTGCCGTTAAAATTACAATTGCTAAATTTTTCATTTTAATTTAATTTAATCGATTTCAACACTCACAATTTCTATACCAAAATTTACAATTGATACATATAACATATGATCGCAGAAGTATTAAATTTTTACAACTGTGCAGTATATCAGCAAAACTTATTTCAGAATTATTATTTTTTAAAGTTTAAATTATTTTAAAAAGCACAAGGAGTTTTTATATTATTTTCTTTTTTGAGTGAAAGTAACATTTGAATTCTCGGATTCAAAATTAAATCTTTCGGTTTTATATTTCAGAGAATAAGAAACATTCCATTCGTTTCTTTTTTTTGTCGCCTTAATGTAATTTTTAGGATCATTCATTAAGTAGTGGGCAATGACTTTTTTATCTTTATTAATCACTTCTAGAATAGGCGTAGCTTTTTCTAATTCCTCGCCAGACCAGTTAACTTGAGTTAAGTTGTTAGGAATTTGAAAGAGAATGCGGTAGGTGTTCTGCTCTAAGTCGTATTTTATGTCGCCGATAGTCTTAGAAGGGCAGGTTGGCGGAACTGTTTTTATTTCAAAAACCGTGTTTTCCCCTACAGATTTCACCAATTGGTTGGAAACTTTATCGAATTTAAACTTTTGTGAATCATAAAAATGAGAATAAGTGGTAGGGAACTCACAACGATTAACGACGTTCCCAATTTCGTCATCTGAATTACAACTGATTAATAATAAGGATGTTATTGCTAAAAATAGTAATTTTTTCATTTTGCTAAAAAATTGAATTATCTTGCAAAGGTAGTAAATCTATAAATAAATTAACAAAGTGATTCATTTTTTAATCATATATTTGTTAGCATTTATTAATTTTTTTTTAAGGCTTAAAAAATTTTTAATTTTTTTACACAAGGGAATTATTAGGAATGGACAATAAAATTTACGAATATGAATAATTTTGGAATAGCCAAAGGACACCCCAATGGGCTGATGACTCTCTTTTTTTCTGAGATGTGGGAACGCGTTTGCTACTATGGTATGCGTGTTTTATTGACGTTATATTTAGTCAAATCTTTGATGAAAGGCGATGCTGAAGCAGCTTTGATTTATGGAGCTTACACAGGTTTAGTTTATGCCGCACCTATTTTGGGAGGACAGATGGCCGATAAGTATTTAGGTTACAAAAACGCTGTTCTCTTGGGGGCTATTTTGATGGCTATTGGTGAATTTCTCATTTTAGGCGGAACAGAACATTTTCTACTAATTGGGATGGGCGCTTTGATTGTAGGTAACGGATACTTTAAAGCTAATATCTCTACCATTGTGGGCAAATTGTATGAAGATGATGACCCGAGGAGAGATTCGGGGTTTACTATCTTCTACATCGGCATCAATATCGGGGCGTTGATCGCTACAACTTTAATTGCCTATATTGGTGAGACTTATGGGTTTAAATACGGCTTTGCTTTAGCAGGTTTGGGGATGCTTTTGGGGCTATTTATTTTCTGGTCTGGGCGGAAAAGTTTTGCCGCGGCAGAGGGCTTAGAAATCACTCCCGAAGGGAAAGAAAAGCTTGGTGGAATATTAACTAAAGCACAATTGGTCGTTATCGCATCATTGCTACTAATTCCAGTTTGCTATTTCTTGATTTTACAAAACAGCTGGATGGATTACATCCTTATCTCGCTATTTATCTTGATTGTAATATCTATGGTAAGAGCTGGAATAAAAGCAGATGCAGAAAATAACGTTAAAATTTGGAAAGACCGAATGATTGCCTTGATTATTTTCATGGTCATCAATATCGCTTTTTGGGCGTGTTTTGAACAAGCAGGAACTTCTTTAACTTTATTTGCTGATAGAAATGTAGATAGAAATATTTTCGGTTGGGAAATGCCCGCTTCTATGACTCAATTTTTCAATCCATTTTTCATCATCACATTTGGTTCTATTTTTTCTGTAATGTGGGTAAAACTTTCAGAAATTGGGAGAAATCCAAGCATTCCATTGAAGTTTGCTTTTGGTGTCATTCAATTAGCATTAGGCTTCTTAGTCACCATCATAGGCTTGCAGTTTGTGAATAGTGATTACCAAGTGCCATTATTGACCTTGATTGTATTATATTTATTACACACAACAGGTGAATTGTTTTTATCACCGATTGGCTTATCTATGGTAACCAAGCTTTCACCTAAAAACATTGCGGGAACAGCTATGGGAGCGTGGTTTCTGAGTTTTGCCATTGCAAATTATTTAGGCGGTAAAATTGCTGCAATCACAGGCGGACATGCAGGGGAAGGAACAGCAAGTGCAGCAGAAGGCTTAGCAAATTACATAGAGGTTTTTTCAACCATTGGGTATGTACTTTTAGGGCTGGCAGTGGTAATTATTTTATTGAATAAGCCCATCCAAAAATTGATGCACGGAGTTAAATAGTTACAAGAATTTAATCATTTTTGCAAGATATTATTAAGCAATGCTTGAAGTATAATTATAAATAGATTTATGACAGAGAATAAAAAATCATTCAGCGAAACGGTGAAATCGTTCAACCCTACTTTTTGGGTAGCCAGTTTCATGGAGCTTATGGAGCGTTGGGCTTGGTATGGAGTCTTCACCCTACTAGCCTTGTATCTTGTTGCAAGTAAAGATGAAGGGGGCTTAGGTTTTAGTCACATTCAGAAAGGAAGCATCATGGGGCAAATCACAGCTATTTTGTATTTTTTAC includes:
- a CDS encoding PepSY-like domain-containing protein, which produces MKNLAIVILTAIFFFTGINANAQESIITKERLPQKAQKFISDNYSKSTVDYVVMDKEFLSVDYKVRFTDGSEIEFNSDGEWVEVDGKRSPISTGFIAKGILSYVKQNFPNAQIIKIEKSRLGKQEVKLSNGMELEFNSKGKFIRFD
- a CDS encoding peptide MFS transporter, translating into MNNFGIAKGHPNGLMTLFFSEMWERVCYYGMRVLLTLYLVKSLMKGDAEAALIYGAYTGLVYAAPILGGQMADKYLGYKNAVLLGAILMAIGEFLILGGTEHFLLIGMGALIVGNGYFKANISTIVGKLYEDDDPRRDSGFTIFYIGINIGALIATTLIAYIGETYGFKYGFALAGLGMLLGLFIFWSGRKSFAAAEGLEITPEGKEKLGGILTKAQLVVIASLLLIPVCYFLILQNSWMDYILISLFILIVISMVRAGIKADAENNVKIWKDRMIALIIFMVINIAFWACFEQAGTSLTLFADRNVDRNIFGWEMPASMTQFFNPFFIITFGSIFSVMWVKLSEIGRNPSIPLKFAFGVIQLALGFLVTIIGLQFVNSDYQVPLLTLIVLYLLHTTGELFLSPIGLSMVTKLSPKNIAGTAMGAWFLSFAIANYLGGKIAAITGGHAGEGTASAAEGLANYIEVFSTIGYVLLGLAVVIILLNKPIQKLMHGVK
- a CDS encoding BT_3987 domain-containing protein, producing MKKNILKYACIALLPTLAINNSCNDDEIVVDRFDGSYTPEKPTKGERNNPPPVNLLDTYAFFTETSSNQSIKKKVKKNSVEIQDLENISFDIFLNKEAEKELPYSLEIDNEWLSSKGLKALPSDAYELNYNNKFELNQKQNKITINFKEEIFKTLEKGLYTLPLKPVFEDSEVKHLAGNDRFMLEVNLLIQRLPDGNNIDNSDTKTEIEGTYSNSEITFSSPNNRNNLDKLNDGNAVWYTNSGNDILIAKIPGPDEIIGIKLLTYYSNDDDSYRRYSLKQVKIESANGDDDEYVEQGVFIDSDYDQEDLYIKFSEPIEVDRIRFSDFLSHTGTREIVTIVGVEFIYAN
- a CDS encoding glycoside hydrolase family 18 — encoded protein: MKAKYLILFILPFLFFSCSDWTETEKIDIEKEQPAILAQLRARDMKKWAEERNLQKQEDEDTKAYNERIAKMYDKYWENIRAYKKSDHPIVYGWFGGWSATEGIPKTQLASLPDSVDVVAIWGGTTPFEEGSAKWADLKYAQEVKGIRVVLCWQTGTAGLGLPGTVEGFNERHKDKNNLEKAKQYAIELTDFIKKHNFNGYDIDWEPHVGNHSGCGNLYFDCENESGEGRNSAAPAKIFIEEMAKNFGPKQTTDYNPRGTGTLFMFDGELDDMARRFPEHGEYFDYFVEQNYNRVSEQYRNHMPMIKDYDKSKHLFSDEFEKAGAKGGVCHQVNGLSCAEQKAHFVKRNGYGGWAAYHIELEQEANYKYTRKVIRILNPRDIYNNFLP
- a CDS encoding DUF1735 and LamG domain-containing protein, whose translation is MKKIINLKINLLAIALFFSAMACQDELPSPQDAKVSVAYIDELQNTDAVRFSVKDNGGSTSFTPRISNLSKGSAFLKVETPQEVLDAYNKKNNSKYQMLPANAFNLINTKTGEKGKSLTLHLDKNDFGRNIKVEVGEMVDAQGKKLPVSTQYAIPIALTEASSDGYVNTQIAKTGLLLLDREFKSSVLRAKRAGAHRDIRIRLKDVSKAVDYENWTAQFSVRFAQMNESAGLVWPNASKGGNLYQIMYGARLTLFTTAGGKVGYNQPEFDSFKFETNKWYHFAIVFEMINNIPYFKQYVNGKLAYSGPWTGKIDWSTGFAFASTTFDGYMRELRFWDRALSLSEINSTTYFADPSAEGLVIYMPLNEETQFENVATKTKGNYEVIFTGDKDLLSFDNEFIFP
- a CDS encoding LamG-like jellyroll fold domain-containing protein: MKMINNIIYSLVFALFYSVMACQDDLPSPQDAKATVAYIDEFQNKETIRFSVNDNGGSTSLTPRISQLSNGEAYIIIEASQKVLDDYNAKNNANYKMLPEHVYNLVNTKTGEKGKSLKVNLENNDFGANIRVEVGDMLDKEGNKLPVADSYAVPVALSSASADRYIKTSDSRTGILILDREFTTGVLRLKGRLGAYMIDEANDIKFSDFTAQISFKIDDNGNGRIRENTGLLYPNSRTSNGSFYQTLYGNGLTLFTTAGGKVGLNQPEFEEFKFEPNKWYHLSISFKVENEIPYFRLYLNGKLAYSGPWTGKIEDWGYVYMGNSSFSGYIRELRLWNKALTESEINSTLYFANPDDENLVLYMPLNDVTKFENVATKTKGLYTYKLGSGANSGNTDFNSIETFP